One Novipirellula galeiformis DNA segment encodes these proteins:
- a CDS encoding metallophosphoesterase — protein MIHFTRRELSLSFLSLVLASPLGLSPSQSHAQERTLSAPSPGSFSIVVIPDTQAYRRENDQLKNTIFSQHIDWILENQEKQNIVFVSHVGDIVDKNIDAQWTVAQQCMNRLHGKIPYGISVGNHDMTRIGDASLFQKYFPTTRFDDFNWYGGCYTPKSHSGEISGNNVNSFQLFSAAGIDFVFLHLECNAPDDVLAWADEVLEQHVDRCAIVTTHMCLGPLQRPESPSDFMDAPKGRMQWKKIHGERGNTPEQMWNKCFRKHSNLSMICCGDQSRSHSLHEVATGDHGNQVHQLLSDYSTGWLRLYRFHPANDRVQACTFHPNSEVLCEGTKHVPGIAGHQFEFEIPFAVQQQP, from the coding sequence TTGATCCATTTCACGCGCAGAGAGCTCTCACTCTCCTTCCTTTCGCTTGTCTTGGCGTCCCCGTTGGGACTTTCCCCTTCCCAATCGCATGCTCAAGAGCGAACCCTCTCCGCCCCAAGCCCCGGTTCGTTTTCGATCGTCGTCATCCCCGACACCCAGGCCTATCGTCGCGAAAACGACCAACTGAAGAACACGATATTCTCGCAACACATCGACTGGATTCTCGAAAACCAGGAGAAGCAGAACATCGTCTTTGTTAGTCATGTTGGCGATATCGTCGATAAGAATATCGACGCCCAGTGGACCGTCGCTCAACAGTGCATGAACCGTTTGCATGGCAAAATTCCTTACGGAATATCGGTCGGCAATCACGATATGACAAGGATCGGTGACGCGTCCTTATTTCAAAAGTACTTTCCCACCACGCGATTCGACGACTTTAATTGGTACGGTGGCTGTTATACACCCAAGTCGCATAGTGGCGAGATTTCGGGCAACAACGTCAACAGCTTCCAACTGTTTTCAGCCGCCGGTATCGACTTCGTTTTTTTGCATCTGGAGTGTAACGCTCCGGACGACGTTTTGGCGTGGGCCGACGAAGTGTTAGAACAGCACGTCGACCGGTGTGCCATCGTCACCACGCACATGTGCCTTGGCCCCCTGCAACGTCCAGAATCCCCAAGTGATTTCATGGATGCGCCCAAGGGACGGATGCAATGGAAAAAGATCCATGGCGAGCGTGGGAATACGCCGGAACAAATGTGGAACAAGTGTTTTCGCAAGCATTCCAATCTCTCGATGATTTGCTGCGGAGATCAAAGCCGTAGCCACTCGCTGCACGAAGTCGCTACGGGTGACCATGGCAACCAGGTCCATCAGCTGCTTTCCGATTACAGCACCGGTTGGCTGCGGTTATACCGTTTTCACCCTGCCAATGATCGGGTCCAAGCGTGCACGTTTCATCCCAACAGCGAAGTGTTATGCGAGGGGACGAAACATGTCCCGGGGATCGCCGGCCACCAATTCGAGTTTGAAATTCCATTCGCTGTGCAGCAGCAACCTTAG
- a CDS encoding DotU family type IV/VI secretion system protein — translation MTPQFAQAVDPIFLYALDLMTRIGDNENPLPHEERIRIRSLIDQASAMLPNGDQWELAKYAIVSWIDDILVQSSWSHASWWQNNVMEVELFNTRLCFEQFFVNAQRAAGSPNRDALEVCYICGILGFRGLYADPQTAAVLTQKHGLPADFPTWARQVSMSIRLGQGRPELDTPGRELYGAPPLKKKSRVVWPWLAASMLFVCIVIHFLWSQTQ, via the coding sequence ATGACACCTCAATTTGCTCAAGCGGTCGACCCCATCTTCCTTTATGCTCTCGATCTGATGACGCGGATTGGAGATAACGAGAATCCGTTGCCTCACGAGGAGCGAATCCGCATTCGCTCGTTGATTGATCAGGCGAGTGCGATGCTGCCCAACGGGGATCAATGGGAATTGGCCAAGTATGCCATTGTCTCTTGGATCGACGATATCTTGGTTCAAAGTTCATGGAGCCACGCATCGTGGTGGCAAAACAATGTGATGGAAGTGGAACTGTTCAATACTCGGCTTTGCTTTGAACAGTTTTTCGTGAACGCCCAACGGGCGGCGGGGTCCCCCAACCGGGATGCATTAGAGGTCTGTTACATCTGTGGAATCCTTGGGTTTCGTGGACTCTATGCCGATCCTCAAACGGCCGCAGTGCTTACTCAAAAGCATGGCCTGCCCGCTGATTTTCCGACCTGGGCGCGACAGGTTTCGATGTCCATTCGGCTCGGTCAAGGCCGCCCTGAGCTTGATACGCCGGGCCGCGAATTGTACGGTGCGCCACCGCTGAAGAAAAAATCACGGGTCGTTTGGCCTTGGCTGGCCGCTTCGATGTTGTTCGTCTGCATCGTCATCCATTTCCTCTGGTCGCAAACCCAATAG
- a CDS encoding protein kinase domain-containing protein, which produces MACKSKLSEIVATDSDLAPKSRLLSMVDGFDGDHPSDQQLDDYSNGRLDDKLLSEVDDHIAQCSTCCDRLHGLPVEDLFLDKLRTADASIQPFQNGRRIGDYRLVRMIGQGGMGIVYEAMQVSLSRRVALKVLHTANVHDVESLHRFRREARAAANLHHTNIVPIFEIGETEDCQYFAMQLIRGRSLAQVYNELRETPQTDPDLSDADLDYELHARSIAQMGAQVASALAHAHARGVVHRDIKPSNLLLDDTGVVWVADFGLAKVDDDELTQTGQLLGTLRYLSPERFRGVADERCDIYALGASLYELLVRERLFKASDRVELMQDVLHRDPPAPCHVNPNLPRDLETIVLKAIAKDSAKRYQTAAEMADDLQRFCDQEEISARRMRISERLLTAFQTRRLSHVLIAALVSGLLFSLGLLLQRVHQAERSNQTLVAAMRVGAGSDGRGPDSSHVPLTLQTTQRLQVAQRLLASRQWEDVEEQMRSGRALASLQPLSVMLDLDGAAELQDNIRLRIASILSQSPRPLTSWQQVGPIRQLRFQPEPARLLFQDGEGLIRSRSLVEPHAETAPVASVGTIDRPKMEGSNSWSKPLAWHQPRPRVSILSHDGSQVAFATANTAGAPGDSVWLIPADVTENRSFPMPRLEIPTTGSVTSIAFSDDDRYLAVGNLQGLIRVWDLAASNSTSHPLSLDAMIESLHWIERVATGQGSPSGENGTSVYTLLERGVDESSPHETARAVCMEANCVAVALRDDLARDELAESSSTMDGRQDQRNLSVLQLNFHSKTPPSAAPRSGLALTDSQPTLIHYDQPIGWLRWDAEAAVLIVGGVEGRLELLRLQPDVHVTSSLAVDFQVTCAELDLSTGRIAIGGVDDRGYGAVQLWDTHSDAALTPIGRSPMAIAEVELVAGAEAVVCHDRDGTSWRFEFSELNESAEEIQAEVQWILGYRAGPEGSPVALTSEQWDSLRQRRERTATGVASRVASGDDSQRVDNWYLQRIDEALRQQRYATARRRIEQLPSSIRQASRVKLIEGLVAMKEGQLDLAADTLRGVVAAADWVDLSDSSINILKHWLVTVESDQHKRNRSKK; this is translated from the coding sequence ATGGCATGTAAGAGCAAGCTTTCTGAAATCGTCGCAACCGATTCCGACCTTGCTCCCAAGAGTCGTTTGTTGTCGATGGTCGATGGTTTCGATGGCGACCATCCCTCGGATCAACAACTCGACGACTATTCGAACGGTCGCCTTGACGACAAGTTGTTGTCGGAGGTGGATGACCACATTGCACAATGTTCGACCTGCTGCGATCGCTTGCATGGTTTGCCAGTCGAAGACCTTTTCTTGGACAAGCTTCGCACCGCCGACGCAAGTATCCAGCCGTTTCAGAACGGTCGTCGAATTGGGGATTACCGCTTGGTTCGAATGATCGGCCAAGGAGGCATGGGGATTGTCTACGAGGCAATGCAGGTCTCCCTTTCCCGGCGAGTGGCGTTGAAGGTGCTTCACACCGCGAACGTGCATGACGTGGAGTCGTTACACCGTTTTCGTCGTGAAGCTCGAGCGGCGGCTAATTTGCACCATACCAACATCGTCCCCATTTTCGAAATCGGCGAGACGGAGGACTGCCAATACTTTGCCATGCAGTTGATCCGAGGTCGTTCGTTGGCCCAGGTCTATAACGAGCTTCGTGAAACTCCGCAGACCGATCCCGACCTTAGCGATGCGGACCTCGACTACGAGCTGCATGCTCGCTCGATTGCTCAGATGGGAGCCCAGGTCGCCAGTGCGCTTGCGCACGCTCACGCACGCGGCGTTGTCCATCGCGACATCAAGCCGTCGAACCTCTTGCTAGATGACACGGGGGTCGTGTGGGTCGCTGACTTTGGTCTCGCCAAAGTTGATGATGACGAGTTGACGCAAACCGGTCAGTTGTTGGGAACGCTTCGTTACCTTTCGCCCGAGCGGTTTCGTGGCGTTGCCGATGAACGTTGCGATATCTATGCGTTAGGCGCATCGCTCTATGAGTTGTTGGTTCGTGAGCGATTGTTCAAGGCAAGTGATCGCGTTGAGCTGATGCAGGATGTCCTTCATCGCGATCCCCCCGCACCGTGTCATGTTAACCCAAACCTGCCACGAGATCTTGAAACGATTGTTCTGAAGGCCATCGCTAAAGATTCGGCCAAACGTTACCAGACGGCGGCGGAGATGGCCGACGATCTGCAGCGGTTTTGCGATCAGGAAGAAATTTCTGCACGTCGTATGCGAATTTCCGAACGATTGCTGACTGCCTTTCAAACGAGGAGGCTCAGCCACGTCTTGATCGCCGCTTTGGTCTCTGGACTACTTTTTAGCCTGGGGCTGTTGCTCCAACGTGTGCATCAAGCTGAACGATCCAATCAAACGCTTGTAGCCGCGATGCGAGTTGGCGCCGGCTCGGACGGTAGAGGCCCTGATTCCTCGCATGTTCCATTGACCTTACAAACAACTCAACGATTGCAGGTAGCTCAACGGTTGCTGGCAAGTAGGCAATGGGAAGACGTGGAGGAGCAGATGCGGTCGGGACGCGCGCTTGCGTCATTGCAGCCGCTCTCGGTGATGCTAGATCTCGACGGGGCAGCAGAATTGCAAGACAACATTCGCTTGCGAATCGCCTCGATCCTAAGTCAATCGCCTCGACCGCTGACAAGTTGGCAACAGGTGGGACCGATTCGCCAATTACGTTTTCAACCTGAGCCTGCTCGACTTTTATTTCAGGACGGGGAGGGCTTGATTCGATCTCGGTCACTTGTCGAGCCCCACGCGGAAACCGCTCCGGTTGCCAGCGTTGGAACGATCGACCGCCCAAAGATGGAAGGCAGCAATTCGTGGTCGAAACCTCTGGCTTGGCATCAGCCGCGGCCACGAGTGAGCATCCTCAGCCACGACGGTAGTCAAGTGGCATTCGCTACGGCAAACACCGCGGGGGCCCCCGGCGATTCGGTTTGGTTGATCCCTGCGGACGTCACCGAAAATCGATCGTTTCCGATGCCGCGATTGGAGATCCCAACTACCGGTTCGGTCACGTCAATTGCCTTTAGCGACGACGACCGGTATCTCGCGGTCGGTAATCTACAGGGATTGATACGTGTTTGGGATTTGGCAGCCAGCAATTCAACGTCCCATCCCCTTTCCCTTGACGCGATGATCGAATCACTCCATTGGATTGAACGTGTCGCCACGGGGCAGGGTTCGCCGAGCGGTGAGAATGGGACAAGTGTCTACACGCTCTTGGAAAGGGGCGTTGATGAATCCAGCCCGCACGAGACCGCCAGGGCCGTATGCATGGAAGCGAACTGTGTGGCGGTGGCGTTGCGGGATGATCTCGCTCGAGATGAACTTGCGGAGAGTTCGAGCACCATGGACGGACGACAAGATCAGCGGAACTTGTCGGTGCTGCAATTGAATTTTCACTCCAAGACTCCGCCTTCAGCGGCTCCGCGTTCAGGACTTGCTCTGACTGATTCCCAACCGACGTTAATTCATTACGACCAACCGATCGGGTGGTTGCGCTGGGATGCCGAGGCTGCGGTGTTGATTGTCGGCGGCGTTGAGGGGCGATTGGAATTGCTCCGGCTACAGCCCGACGTTCACGTCACCAGCTCATTGGCGGTCGATTTTCAAGTGACCTGCGCCGAACTCGATCTATCGACGGGGCGAATCGCAATCGGTGGCGTAGACGACCGAGGCTATGGCGCGGTGCAACTTTGGGACACTCATTCGGACGCAGCGCTAACGCCCATCGGGCGATCCCCCATGGCAATCGCAGAAGTTGAGCTCGTCGCGGGAGCAGAGGCTGTCGTCTGCCACGATCGTGACGGGACATCGTGGAGGTTCGAGTTCAGCGAATTGAACGAGTCCGCTGAAGAGATCCAAGCGGAAGTTCAATGGATCCTTGGCTATCGTGCTGGGCCTGAGGGAAGCCCGGTCGCGTTGACGTCGGAACAGTGGGATAGTTTACGTCAGCGTCGGGAACGCACCGCCACGGGTGTGGCTAGTCGCGTTGCGTCCGGCGACGATTCTCAGCGAGTGGACAATTGGTACCTGCAGCGGATTGACGAGGCATTGCGTCAACAGCGGTACGCAACCGCGCGAAGACGAATCGAACAACTACCTAGCTCGATTCGGCAAGCTTCCCGTGTGAAACTCATCGAGGGGCTGGTGGCGATGAAGGAAGGGCAACTAGATTTGGCAGCCGACACCTTGCGAGGCGTCGTGGCCGCTGCGGACTGGGTCGACCTTTCGGATTCTTCCATCAATATTTTGAAGCATTGGCTGGTCACCGTCGAATCGGACCAACACAAACGCAATCGAAGCAAGAAATGA
- a CDS encoding RNA polymerase sigma factor: MEHTNRSLLELARGGNDAAWSQLVDIYQPLIASWLRRYSIPAQDAADVAQEIMTIMIKELPRFEHSGRTGAFRSWLRSVTANRVRQFWRDGRLRPIATGDDDFRMMLSELEDPNSEMTRRWNEQHDVHVLQHITLAIEGEFTEKSMQVFRRHVLQQRDASEVAKEAGISSAGVYQIKSRILRRLRQEAEGLLQTADDGEV, encoded by the coding sequence ATGGAACACACAAACCGATCCTTGCTCGAACTCGCCCGCGGCGGTAACGACGCAGCTTGGTCTCAATTGGTCGATATTTACCAACCATTGATCGCGAGTTGGCTTCGTCGTTACTCGATCCCCGCGCAAGATGCGGCCGACGTCGCTCAAGAGATCATGACGATCATGATCAAGGAGCTACCACGATTCGAGCACTCGGGAAGGACTGGAGCGTTTCGCAGCTGGCTTCGTAGTGTCACAGCGAATCGCGTTCGCCAGTTTTGGCGGGACGGACGATTGCGACCCATTGCGACCGGGGATGATGATTTCCGTATGATGCTCAGTGAATTGGAGGATCCCAACAGCGAGATGACGCGGCGTTGGAATGAGCAACATGACGTCCATGTTTTGCAGCATATCACTCTCGCTATCGAAGGGGAGTTTACCGAAAAATCGATGCAAGTTTTTCGCCGCCATGTGCTCCAACAGCGCGATGCCAGTGAAGTGGCCAAAGAAGCGGGTATTTCTAGCGCGGGGGTCTATCAGATCAAATCCCGTATTCTGAGGCGATTGCGTCAGGAAGCCGAGGGACTGCTTCAAACCGCTGACGACGGCGAAGTTTGA
- a CDS encoding TolC family protein has protein sequence MGNLIAPLDRLRRVVIGRAGIVVLIALLVVVIAGCHTNVPKRSITGEIDSMQALANGVEFDSVVDMPAAADTGVPFTVYDQATEYWDLTAEEAIHIALQNSTVLRDLGGLTVRSPDQVPTVYDPVLRETDPRFGVDAALSAFDAQLNALAVFENNDRAVNNRFLGGGANLIKQDLGNYRVELTKKAATGTDFTLRQVIDYDANNLPGNLFSSGWTAQLEGEVRHPLLQGAGVGFNRIAGPAATPGNLNGVVLARLNTDMSVIDFEQDIRDVVNQIENAYWDLYFAYRLLESRKAARDRTLQVLKQIQAKGGNLPGGVAEQEALAEAQFYAYEIEIQNVLGGRLVEGTLANNGSRGGTFRGTVGIHVAERRLRLLMGVPLADGRLIRPARDPILARIVFDWDEVVSESMRRRTELRKQQIALHRREMEVVANRNFLLPQLDMIGRYRFRGFGKDLINSDRQPGLLVPPLTSPKFDNAFQDLTTGDFQEWLLGMEMSMPVGYRAAYNAVRNAQLQLARDRAVMEEAQRVITHDLSNAVTDLYRAYEVGRASYHRRLAVQKRLKLLEERNERTGRIEPAVLLDVYRQVADADAEYFRALVDQTVAIKNVHFEKGSLLDYTSVYLVDSQ, from the coding sequence ATGGGCAATCTGATTGCACCGCTCGATCGATTGAGGCGAGTCGTGATCGGTAGGGCAGGGATCGTCGTCCTCATTGCCCTGCTCGTCGTCGTCATTGCGGGATGTCACACCAATGTGCCAAAACGATCGATCACAGGCGAGATCGATTCAATGCAAGCATTGGCGAACGGCGTTGAGTTTGACTCGGTTGTCGACATGCCTGCCGCGGCGGACACCGGTGTACCTTTCACTGTCTACGATCAGGCCACCGAGTACTGGGATCTGACCGCAGAAGAAGCGATTCATATTGCGCTTCAGAATTCGACCGTGCTGCGAGACCTTGGTGGTTTGACTGTTCGATCGCCCGATCAAGTGCCGACCGTCTATGATCCGGTACTGCGAGAAACGGATCCTCGGTTCGGTGTCGATGCAGCCCTGTCGGCTTTCGATGCTCAGCTGAATGCGTTGGCGGTATTCGAGAACAATGACCGCGCCGTCAACAACCGGTTCCTGGGCGGAGGCGCCAATCTGATCAAGCAGGACTTAGGTAATTACCGAGTTGAGTTAACCAAGAAAGCCGCGACCGGAACCGATTTTACGCTGCGACAAGTCATCGACTATGACGCCAACAATTTGCCTGGCAATCTGTTTTCGAGCGGTTGGACGGCGCAATTGGAGGGCGAGGTTCGGCATCCGTTGTTGCAAGGGGCCGGCGTTGGTTTCAATCGCATCGCAGGTCCAGCCGCAACCCCCGGGAACCTAAATGGAGTGGTTCTGGCGAGGCTCAACACGGACATGAGCGTCATCGATTTTGAACAAGACATTCGTGACGTTGTCAATCAAATTGAGAATGCCTATTGGGACCTCTACTTTGCCTACCGATTGCTCGAATCACGCAAAGCGGCGCGTGACCGAACCTTACAAGTGCTCAAGCAGATCCAAGCCAAAGGCGGAAATTTGCCAGGCGGCGTCGCCGAGCAGGAAGCGTTGGCCGAAGCACAATTCTATGCCTATGAAATTGAGATCCAAAATGTGCTGGGTGGCCGGTTGGTTGAAGGCACGCTCGCTAACAACGGCAGTCGTGGAGGGACGTTTCGCGGAACCGTAGGCATTCATGTTGCCGAGCGACGGTTGAGATTGTTGATGGGCGTGCCGCTGGCCGATGGACGCTTGATCCGACCCGCTCGAGATCCCATTCTAGCGCGTATTGTGTTCGACTGGGACGAGGTCGTCAGCGAGTCGATGCGCCGACGAACCGAACTGCGTAAGCAACAAATTGCTCTGCATCGACGTGAAATGGAAGTCGTTGCCAATCGTAATTTTTTACTGCCTCAACTTGACATGATTGGGCGATATCGGTTTCGCGGGTTTGGAAAGGATTTGATCAATTCCGATCGTCAGCCGGGCCTCTTGGTTCCTCCGCTGACATCGCCGAAGTTCGACAATGCGTTTCAAGATCTGACGACGGGCGATTTCCAGGAATGGTTATTAGGGATGGAGATGTCGATGCCAGTCGGTTATCGCGCCGCCTACAACGCCGTCCGCAACGCTCAATTACAGTTGGCCCGTGACCGAGCGGTGATGGAAGAAGCACAACGTGTGATCACGCACGATCTGTCCAATGCCGTCACCGATTTGTACCGCGCCTATGAAGTGGGCCGAGCGTCGTATCATCGCCGTCTTGCGGTTCAAAAGCGTTTGAAACTTCTTGAAGAGCGAAATGAACGGACCGGACGGATTGAACCCGCGGTGTTATTGGATGTCTACAGACAGGTTGCCGACGCGGACGCGGAATACTTTCGCGCCTTGGTGGACCAGACCGTTGCGATCAAGAATGTGCACTTCGAAAAGGGGTCACTGCTCGACTACACCTCTGTCTACCTGGTTGATTCCCAATAG
- the tssK gene encoding type VI secretion system baseplate subunit TssK — protein sequence MKNHPVHWYEGLLLRPQHFQAGERHWNEVLQTSERWDHPYSYGLKSIRFSEEALANQQFQIDQLQARMPDGTLVDLGIGQQPDRLSLKAGLQDSQPLMTELAEGFENESTVRVYLGIPKLQLGRSNVDQGTSDPQSIGSGASAEVTRFRTARLEVQDESQGGNDQELEFRTLNARLLLSTQDLSGYELCPIAQIKRSGDGDSQPRIDPSYIPPVISIDAWPGLGRDVVRAIYDMIGQKLEVLSQQILSRGIGLETNEPGDADRILMLNQLNTAFTTLGVMAFAQGVHPYQAYEELCRIVGQLSIFSDARRAEEVPPYDHEDLARIFHLIRARIETLLNAVRSYKYEQRYFVGVGLGMQVSLEPRWFNSDWKWYIGVFKGDLTEQECRDLLSPGHLDWKLGSSRQVEFLFSHRAEGLELKQADHAVRALPSRRDWVYYEVPRTGSPAWLDVQETQSMAMRLKEALIVNRDRLQGERNLVVTAFGRTVTLQFALFSVPQST from the coding sequence ATGAAAAACCATCCGGTACATTGGTACGAGGGCCTTCTGCTTAGGCCGCAACACTTCCAGGCCGGCGAACGCCACTGGAATGAGGTCCTGCAAACGTCCGAACGTTGGGATCACCCCTACAGCTACGGTCTTAAATCGATCCGGTTCAGCGAGGAAGCGCTGGCCAACCAGCAATTCCAAATCGACCAACTGCAAGCCCGAATGCCCGATGGCACTCTGGTCGATCTGGGGATCGGGCAACAACCCGATCGTCTGAGTTTAAAGGCGGGATTGCAAGATTCTCAACCGCTGATGACCGAGTTGGCCGAAGGATTCGAAAACGAATCGACGGTGCGGGTTTACTTAGGCATCCCCAAGCTGCAATTGGGACGGTCGAATGTCGATCAAGGAACTTCCGATCCGCAATCAATCGGTTCGGGAGCTTCCGCAGAGGTGACTCGATTTCGAACCGCTCGATTGGAAGTCCAAGATGAAAGCCAAGGTGGCAATGACCAGGAGCTCGAGTTCCGTACGCTCAATGCGCGACTCTTGCTTTCCACCCAAGACCTGAGCGGCTACGAACTTTGCCCGATCGCTCAAATCAAGCGTTCTGGTGATGGAGATTCGCAGCCACGGATCGACCCATCGTACATCCCCCCTGTCATTTCGATCGACGCATGGCCGGGGCTCGGTCGCGATGTCGTCCGTGCGATCTATGACATGATCGGTCAAAAATTAGAGGTGCTTAGTCAGCAGATTCTAAGTCGCGGCATCGGTTTGGAGACAAACGAACCGGGGGATGCCGACCGAATCTTGATGCTCAATCAACTCAACACGGCTTTCACGACGCTGGGTGTGATGGCGTTTGCCCAAGGCGTGCATCCTTATCAAGCTTACGAAGAACTGTGTCGTATTGTCGGCCAATTATCGATCTTCAGCGATGCTCGGCGAGCGGAGGAAGTGCCTCCTTATGACCACGAGGACTTGGCACGAATTTTCCATCTCATTCGCGCCCGGATTGAGACGCTACTGAACGCGGTTCGCAGTTACAAGTACGAACAGCGGTACTTTGTTGGCGTTGGATTAGGGATGCAGGTTTCGCTGGAACCACGCTGGTTCAACTCGGACTGGAAGTGGTACATCGGTGTGTTCAAGGGCGATTTGACCGAACAAGAGTGCCGCGACCTGTTATCGCCTGGTCATTTGGATTGGAAGCTTGGCAGCAGTCGTCAGGTTGAATTTTTGTTCAGTCATCGTGCCGAAGGTTTGGAATTGAAGCAAGCGGACCACGCGGTCCGTGCGTTGCCGAGTCGACGAGATTGGGTATATTACGAAGTCCCTCGTACGGGGTCACCCGCATGGCTTGATGTGCAGGAGACGCAGTCGATGGCAATGCGACTAAAGGAAGCTCTGATCGTCAACCGGGATCGGTTGCAAGGAGAGCGGAATTTGGTGGTCACCGCGTTCGGACGCACGGTGACGTTGCAATTCGCACTTTTTTCGGTGCCACAATCCACATGA
- a CDS encoding type VI secretion protein IcmF/TssM N-terminal domain-containing protein: MSDAPESTPPPSRRMHRWLSRLIPSTAPGCAAVLTWLFLVTLVAVVWTFFYLDPNNVPWRHAIGFGRILLVIAFVFIIPIVLYRALRLWLEGEKSLYPEIDHSWAAGIEALKEQGLEIREMAVYLVIGSRSLGQERAIMQTGQLDLRVECVPEGPAPLHWYATSDSVYLFCSDASWSSGLAAKRQRHYEEFGDPSARRPAAAASPTPASPPPSSAPATSAPAPMGTVPSPAGPMASERPMGTVQLDQFLPSQGPAGTPTEPAPVSGPASSAIRGTMQLGGEFLQPEPHAESDEVFGDSGTERKPITLNSKESTQRIGRLTYLCQQINRVREPLCPINGILSLLPYAAIDSGTGDADALQQAVKSDLTTIHYMLQVRCPVTALVTDMERQQGFRELMRRVGRQRVSAQRFGRKYDCRTLATESEMAALGELVCGTFEDWVYALFREDEAMTRPGNQRLYHLLCQIRCTLKSRLIDVLQGAFAYDPEQGSAEDGLLFSGCYFAATGERSDHRAFVGGILSKMDEEQELVEWTGDALRDDLRRERLATVGLVVSLILLVVLIGMIVW, translated from the coding sequence ATGTCAGACGCACCTGAATCCACCCCGCCCCCGTCACGCCGCATGCATCGTTGGCTTTCGAGACTGATCCCGTCGACGGCGCCCGGATGTGCCGCTGTGCTCACGTGGCTGTTCTTGGTCACCTTGGTTGCTGTGGTTTGGACTTTCTTTTATCTCGATCCCAATAACGTTCCTTGGCGGCATGCGATCGGTTTTGGCCGAATTTTGTTGGTCATTGCCTTTGTCTTTATCATTCCGATCGTGCTGTATCGTGCACTGCGACTTTGGCTAGAAGGAGAAAAGTCGTTGTACCCCGAGATTGATCATTCCTGGGCAGCCGGAATCGAGGCCCTAAAAGAACAAGGGCTCGAGATTCGCGAGATGGCGGTCTATTTGGTCATCGGTTCGCGTAGCCTTGGACAAGAGCGAGCGATCATGCAGACCGGTCAACTTGATTTGCGGGTCGAGTGTGTGCCCGAGGGTCCTGCACCGTTGCACTGGTACGCCACCTCCGATTCGGTTTACTTGTTTTGTAGCGACGCCAGTTGGTCGAGTGGTTTGGCTGCGAAACGCCAACGTCACTATGAAGAATTCGGCGACCCGTCGGCGCGGCGACCCGCCGCCGCCGCTTCGCCCACGCCGGCATCACCACCGCCATCATCGGCGCCTGCGACATCGGCGCCCGCACCGATGGGCACTGTCCCAAGTCCGGCGGGACCGATGGCATCGGAACGCCCCATGGGGACGGTGCAATTGGATCAGTTTCTTCCATCGCAAGGCCCGGCTGGGACGCCAACGGAACCTGCGCCCGTGTCAGGCCCAGCCTCTTCCGCGATCCGTGGGACGATGCAATTGGGAGGCGAATTCCTGCAACCGGAACCGCACGCTGAATCGGACGAAGTCTTTGGTGATTCCGGAACCGAACGCAAGCCAATCACTCTGAATTCCAAAGAGTCAACGCAGCGTATCGGACGATTGACTTACCTTTGCCAACAGATCAATCGGGTTCGTGAACCACTTTGCCCCATCAATGGTATCCTTTCGCTGCTGCCGTACGCTGCAATTGACAGTGGCACGGGCGATGCGGATGCATTACAGCAAGCCGTTAAATCGGATTTGACGACCATTCATTACATGCTTCAAGTGCGCTGCCCTGTGACAGCCTTGGTGACCGACATGGAACGCCAACAAGGCTTCCGAGAGTTGATGCGTCGGGTTGGCCGTCAACGCGTGTCGGCGCAGCGGTTTGGACGAAAGTATGACTGTCGCACGTTGGCCACCGAGTCTGAAATGGCTGCCTTGGGCGAGCTGGTTTGTGGAACGTTTGAAGATTGGGTTTACGCCTTGTTTCGCGAGGATGAAGCCATGACCCGGCCCGGTAACCAGCGTTTGTATCATCTGCTCTGTCAAATTCGCTGTACCTTGAAATCTCGGCTGATTGATGTGCTTCAAGGTGCCTTCGCCTATGATCCCGAACAGGGGTCCGCCGAAGATGGTTTGCTATTTAGCGGCTGCTATTTTGCAGCCACGGGAGAGCGTTCGGACCATCGCGCTTTCGTCGGCGGCATCTTGAGCAAAATGGATGAGGAGCAAGAGCTGGTTGAATGGACAGGCGACGCATTGCGCGACGACTTGCGACGGGAGCGTCTCGCGACGGTTGGTTTGGTCGTCAGCCTGATCTTGTTGGTTGTCCTGATCGGGATGATCGTTTGGTAA